A window of Aerosakkonema funiforme FACHB-1375 genomic DNA:
CGGGGATAATGAACGAACTAAGTATAGAGTGGCAAGAAGCAGGTCATCTGAGAAAGCAAATAATTCGCGATCGACAGCTAAGCAAAAATCCGGGAACCGTGCGGCTGGGTCGCGATTCCCTGCGGTGCGATATCGTGCTGACCCATCCGACAGTCTCCGGATTGCACGTAGAGATATTTTTTAACTCCCAGCAGCAACAGTTTTACCTGCGAAACTTGCGCGAAAGCAATCCTCCCTTGGTGAATGGCAACCAACTTGTCGCAGGTGAGGTAACTTTAAGCGGGGGTAGCGTTTTTCATCTGGGAGAAACAGAAGTCAAA
This region includes:
- a CDS encoding FHA domain-containing protein; this translates as MNELSIEWQEAGHLRKQIIRDRQLSKNPGTVRLGRDSLRCDIVLTHPTVSGLHVEIFFNSQQQQFYLRNLRESNPPLVNGNQLVAGEVTLSGGSVFHLGETEVKVTGVNIDESSVPPTILLSPSTQPSQVPSANQTYGLRCPKCDRISPYERLDLGCPWCGTSLAAAASVLMTPTEL